A genomic region of Streptomyces rimosus contains the following coding sequences:
- a CDS encoding MOSC domain-containing protein, translating to MELLSVNTGRSRPTEHRGAGGRTGIFKEPVDGPVAVAAPGPKGVAGSGLAGDDVVNRKHHGGDDQAVYAYAREDLDAWERELGRELPAGMFGENLTTRGLDVTHALIGERWRIGPRLLLEVTSARIPCMTFQGKLGEPGWIKRFTQAGAPGAYLRVIEPGEIRRGDPITVEHRPDHDVTVALTFRAMTTERALLPRLLEAGEALHPELRDGALKYIRAQEA from the coding sequence ATGGAGCTTCTGTCTGTGAACACGGGGCGCTCGCGGCCGACGGAGCACCGCGGCGCCGGCGGCCGTACGGGCATCTTCAAGGAGCCCGTCGACGGGCCGGTGGCGGTGGCCGCGCCGGGCCCCAAGGGCGTCGCCGGGAGCGGCCTGGCCGGTGACGACGTCGTCAACCGCAAGCACCACGGCGGCGACGACCAGGCGGTGTACGCCTACGCCCGCGAGGATCTGGACGCCTGGGAACGGGAGCTGGGCCGCGAACTGCCCGCCGGGATGTTCGGGGAGAACCTCACCACCCGGGGGCTGGACGTCACCCACGCCCTGATCGGCGAACGCTGGCGTATCGGCCCGCGCCTGCTGCTGGAGGTGACCTCCGCGCGCATCCCCTGCATGACCTTCCAGGGGAAGCTGGGCGAGCCGGGCTGGATCAAGCGCTTCACACAGGCGGGCGCGCCCGGCGCGTACCTGCGGGTCATCGAGCCGGGCGAGATCCGCCGCGGGGACCCGATCACCGTCGAGCACCGCCCGGACCACGATGTGACGGTCGCGCTCACCTTCCGCGCCATGACCACCGAACGCGCGCTGCTGCCGCGGCTCCTGGAGGCGGGTGAGGCGCTCCACCCCGAGCTGCGCGACGGGGCGCTCAAGTACATCCGTGCGCAAGAGGCTTGA
- a CDS encoding LysR family transcriptional regulator, translating into MIEARHLRVLRAVARTGSFSAAARELGCTQPAVSQQMKALEQSAGTPLLIRTGREMRLTQAGEALVRHATGILAGLTAAEEEVAAIAGLRAGRVRLVSFPSGSSTLVPTALAAMRAAHPGTRVSLVEAEPPRSIEMLRNGDCEIALAFRYPDVRGADPAAEAEWDDLVVRPVLVDRLVGLVPEAHPLAGAGTACFTDLAGDPWIAGCPRCRRHLVEVCEGAGFTPRIDFATDDYPAVIGLVGAGLGVAVLPELALESVRAKGVRTVAMEPCVQREVVALTLPDLAQVPAVEAMLGRLAGAVRR; encoded by the coding sequence ATGATCGAGGCCCGTCATCTGCGCGTGCTGCGCGCCGTCGCCCGGACCGGCTCCTTCTCCGCCGCGGCGCGGGAGCTGGGCTGCACCCAGCCCGCCGTCAGCCAGCAGATGAAGGCGCTGGAGCAGTCCGCCGGGACGCCGCTGCTGATCCGTACGGGCCGCGAGATGCGGCTGACGCAGGCGGGCGAGGCGCTGGTGCGGCACGCCACCGGCATCCTGGCCGGGCTGACCGCCGCGGAGGAGGAGGTCGCGGCCATCGCGGGCCTGCGGGCCGGGCGGGTACGGCTGGTCTCCTTCCCCTCCGGCAGCTCGACGCTGGTGCCCACCGCGCTGGCCGCCATGCGCGCCGCCCACCCCGGCACCCGCGTCTCCCTGGTCGAGGCCGAGCCGCCGCGCTCCATCGAGATGCTGCGCAACGGCGACTGCGAGATCGCGCTCGCCTTCCGGTACCCGGACGTGCGCGGCGCGGACCCCGCGGCCGAAGCGGAGTGGGACGACCTGGTCGTCCGCCCCGTCCTGGTCGACCGGCTGGTGGGCCTGGTCCCGGAGGCCCACCCGCTGGCCGGGGCCGGTACGGCGTGCTTCACCGACCTGGCCGGCGATCCGTGGATCGCGGGCTGCCCGCGCTGCCGCCGGCATCTGGTGGAGGTCTGCGAGGGCGCCGGGTTCACGCCGCGCATCGACTTCGCGACGGACGACTACCCGGCGGTGATCGGCCTGGTGGGCGCGGGGCTGGGGGTCGCGGTGCTGCCGGAGCTGGCGCTGGAGTCGGTACGGGCCAAGGGGGTGCGTACGGTCGCGATGGAGCCGTGCGTACAGCGCGAGGTCGTGGCGCTCACCCTGCCGGACCTGGCGCAGGTTCCGGCGGTCGAGGCGATGCTCGGCCGGCTCGCGGGGGCGGTGCGCCGCTAG
- a CDS encoding WhiB family transcriptional regulator: MADFSRLPGPNADLWDWQLLAACRGVDSSLFFHPEGERGAARSARETSAKEVCMRCPVRAQCAAHALAVREPYGVWGGLTEDEREELMGRARHRLVPATAAVGHRSTGRP, encoded by the coding sequence ATGGCAGATTTCTCCCGCCTTCCGGGCCCGAACGCAGACCTGTGGGACTGGCAGTTGCTCGCCGCGTGCCGTGGCGTGGACAGTTCGCTCTTCTTCCATCCCGAGGGCGAACGCGGCGCCGCCCGCAGCGCGCGCGAGACCTCGGCGAAAGAGGTGTGCATGCGCTGCCCGGTACGCGCCCAATGCGCGGCCCACGCCCTCGCGGTCCGCGAGCCGTACGGGGTCTGGGGCGGGCTGACCGAGGACGAGCGCGAGGAGCTGATGGGCCGGGCGCGGCACCGGCTGGTGCCGGCGACGGCCGCGGTCGGGCACCGGAGCACCGGCCGCCCCTGA
- a CDS encoding response regulator transcription factor, whose protein sequence is MTSVLVCDDSPLAREALRRAVATVPGVERVTTAANGEEVLRRWGADRSDLILMDVRMPGLGGVETVRRLLSADPGARIIMLTVAEDLDGVALAVAAGARGYLHKDASRAELRATVTQALADPTWRLAPRRLRSAEMGAAPTLTAREIQVLEGMSHGRSNAEIGRELFLSEDTVKTHARRLFKKLGASDRAHAVALGFRWGLVR, encoded by the coding sequence ATGACATCCGTCCTCGTCTGTGACGACTCCCCGCTTGCCCGAGAGGCGCTCCGCCGCGCGGTCGCGACCGTGCCCGGTGTAGAGCGTGTGACGACGGCGGCCAACGGCGAGGAAGTCCTCCGCCGCTGGGGCGCCGATCGCTCCGATCTGATCTTGATGGATGTGCGGATGCCCGGACTGGGGGGTGTCGAGACGGTGCGCCGCCTGCTCTCCGCCGATCCGGGCGCCCGCATCATCATGCTCACGGTCGCCGAGGACCTCGACGGGGTCGCGCTCGCGGTCGCCGCCGGCGCCCGCGGCTATCTCCACAAGGACGCCTCGCGCGCCGAGCTGCGCGCGACGGTCACCCAGGCGCTGGCCGATCCCACCTGGCGGCTCGCCCCGCGCCGGCTGCGGTCCGCCGAGATGGGGGCGGCGCCGACGCTGACCGCGCGCGAGATCCAGGTGCTGGAGGGCATGAGTCACGGCCGCTCCAACGCGGAGATCGGACGCGAGCTGTTCCTCTCCGAGGACACGGTCAAGACCCATGCCCGGCGGCTGTTCAAGAAGCTCGGCGCCTCCGACCGGGCCCACGCGGTCGCGCTCGGATTCCGCTGGGGCCTGGTCCGCTAG
- a CDS encoding sigma-70 family RNA polymerase sigma factor produces MRDDGIQEIGDLVARAVEGDRRATHDLLAHVHPLALRYCRTRLSRLPGDARHFVEDLAQEVCVAVLCALPRYRDTGKPFEAFVFAIAAHKVADLQRAAMRGPGSTAVPSNEMPEQPDDSLGPEERALLSSDAEWAKKLLANLPENQRELVLLRVAVGLTAEETGQMLGMSPGAVRVAQHRALSRLRALAEQ; encoded by the coding sequence ATGCGCGATGACGGGATTCAGGAGATCGGCGATCTCGTCGCACGCGCCGTGGAAGGGGATCGCCGGGCCACCCACGACCTGCTGGCCCATGTGCATCCGCTCGCGCTGCGCTACTGCCGCACCCGGCTGTCCCGGCTGCCGGGTGACGCGCGCCACTTCGTCGAGGATCTGGCGCAGGAGGTCTGCGTCGCGGTGCTCTGTGCGCTGCCCCGCTACCGGGACACCGGAAAGCCGTTCGAGGCGTTCGTCTTCGCCATCGCCGCCCACAAGGTCGCCGACCTCCAGCGGGCCGCGATGCGCGGCCCGGGCAGCACGGCCGTACCGTCCAACGAGATGCCCGAGCAGCCGGACGACTCGCTGGGCCCCGAGGAGCGGGCGCTGCTCAGCAGCGACGCCGAGTGGGCCAAGAAGCTGCTGGCCAACCTCCCGGAGAACCAGCGCGAGCTGGTGCTGCTGCGGGTCGCGGTCGGGCTGACGGCCGAGGAGACCGGGCAGATGCTGGGGATGTCGCCGGGCGCGGTGCGGGTCGCGCAGCACCGGGCGCTGAGCCGGCTGCGGGCGCTGGCCGAGCAGTAG
- the guaB gene encoding IMP dehydrogenase produces MTDNVDGMPAKFAMLGLTYDDVLLLPGASEVLPNAVDTSSRVSRNVRVNIPLLSAAMDKVTEARMAIAMARQGGAGVLHRNLSIEDQANQVDLVKRSESGMVTDPITVRPDATLVEADALCAKFRISGVPVTDEAGKLLGIVTNRDMAFELDRSRQVREVMTPMPLVTGKVGISGEDAIELLRRHKIEKLPLVDEAGVLKGLITVKDFVKAEKYPNAAKDSEGRLVVGAAVGVGDEAYDRAQALVEAGADFLVVDSAHGHSRGILDMIAKVKSNIRVDVVGGNVATRDGAQALIDAGADGIKVGVGPGSICTTRVVAGVGVPQVTAIYEAAQAANAAGVPLIGDGGLQFSGDIAKAIAAGADTVMLGSLLAGCEESPGEMVFINGKQFKSYRGMGSLGAMQSRGQARSFSKDRYFQDNVLSEDKLVPEGIEGQVPYRGPLGSVAHQLVGGLRASMGYVGSATIEELKDKGRFVRITAAGLKESHPHDVQMVTEAPNYARR; encoded by the coding sequence ATGACTGACAACGTCGACGGAATGCCCGCCAAATTCGCGATGCTCGGTCTGACATATGACGACGTGCTGCTGCTGCCCGGCGCCTCCGAGGTGCTGCCGAACGCGGTCGACACCTCGTCCCGGGTCTCGCGCAACGTCCGGGTGAACATCCCGCTGCTGTCCGCCGCCATGGACAAGGTCACCGAGGCGCGGATGGCCATCGCCATGGCCCGGCAGGGCGGCGCGGGCGTGCTGCACCGCAACCTGTCCATCGAGGACCAGGCCAACCAGGTCGACCTGGTCAAGCGCTCCGAGTCCGGCATGGTCACCGACCCGATCACGGTCCGCCCGGACGCCACCCTGGTCGAGGCGGACGCGCTGTGCGCGAAGTTCCGCATCAGCGGTGTGCCGGTGACGGACGAGGCGGGCAAGCTGCTGGGCATCGTCACCAACCGCGACATGGCCTTCGAGCTGGACCGCAGCCGCCAGGTGCGCGAGGTCATGACCCCGATGCCGCTGGTCACCGGCAAGGTCGGCATCTCCGGCGAGGACGCCATCGAGCTGCTGCGCCGCCACAAGATCGAGAAGCTGCCGCTGGTGGACGAGGCGGGCGTCCTCAAGGGCCTGATCACGGTCAAGGACTTCGTGAAGGCCGAGAAGTACCCGAACGCCGCCAAGGACTCCGAGGGCCGCCTGGTCGTCGGTGCCGCGGTGGGCGTCGGCGACGAGGCGTACGACCGCGCCCAGGCGCTCGTCGAGGCCGGTGCCGACTTCCTGGTCGTGGACAGCGCGCACGGCCACAGCCGCGGCATCCTCGACATGATCGCCAAGGTGAAGTCCAACATCCGCGTCGACGTGGTCGGCGGCAACGTCGCCACCCGCGACGGCGCCCAGGCGCTGATCGACGCCGGCGCGGACGGCATCAAGGTCGGCGTCGGCCCCGGCTCCATCTGCACCACCCGCGTCGTCGCCGGTGTGGGCGTCCCGCAGGTCACCGCGATCTACGAGGCCGCGCAGGCCGCGAACGCGGCGGGCGTCCCGCTGATCGGCGACGGCGGCCTGCAGTTCTCCGGCGACATCGCCAAGGCCATCGCGGCGGGCGCCGACACCGTCATGCTGGGCTCGCTGCTGGCCGGCTGCGAGGAGTCGCCGGGCGAGATGGTCTTCATCAACGGCAAGCAGTTCAAGTCGTACCGCGGCATGGGCTCGCTCGGCGCGATGCAGTCCCGCGGCCAGGCGCGCTCCTTCTCCAAGGACCGCTACTTCCAGGACAACGTCCTGTCCGAGGACAAGCTCGTCCCCGAGGGCATCGAGGGCCAGGTCCCCTACCGCGGCCCGCTCGGCTCGGTGGCCCACCAGCTCGTCGGCGGCCTGCGCGCCTCCATGGGCTACGTCGGCTCCGCGACCATCGAGGAGCTGAAGGACAAGGGCCGCTTCGTCCGCATCACCGCGGCGGGCCTGAAGGAGAGCCACCCGCACGACGTCCAGATGGTCACCGAGGCACCGAACTACGCGCGGCGGTGA
- a CDS encoding GuaB3 family IMP dehydrogenase-related protein, with protein sequence MTEIEIGRGKRGRRAYAFDDIAVVPSRRTRDPKEVSIAWQIDAYRFELPFLAAPMDSVVSPQTAIRIGELGGLGVLNLEGLWTRYEDPEPLLAEIAELDGDAATKRLQEIYAAPIKEELIGQRIKEVRDSGVVTAAALSPQRTAEFSKAVVDAGVDIFVIRGTTVSAEHVSSAAEPLNLKQFIYELDVPVIVGGCATYTAALHLMRTGAAGVLVGFGGGAAHTTRNVLGIQVPMATAVADVAAARRDYMDESGGRYVHVIADGGVGWSGDLPKAIACGADAVMMGSPLARATDAPGRGHHWGMEAVHPDVPRGKRMDLGAVGTTEEILCGPSNTPDGSMNFFGALRRAMATTGYSELKEFQRVEVTVAPSQHDKR encoded by the coding sequence GTGACTGAGATCGAGATCGGGCGCGGCAAGCGCGGCCGCCGGGCGTACGCCTTCGACGACATCGCCGTCGTACCGAGTCGGCGCACCCGCGACCCGAAGGAGGTCTCGATCGCCTGGCAGATCGATGCCTACCGCTTCGAGCTGCCGTTCCTGGCGGCCCCGATGGACTCGGTCGTCTCGCCGCAGACCGCCATCCGCATCGGTGAGCTGGGCGGCCTGGGCGTGCTGAACCTGGAAGGGCTCTGGACGCGCTACGAGGACCCGGAGCCGCTGCTCGCGGAGATCGCGGAGCTGGACGGCGACGCGGCCACCAAGCGCCTCCAGGAGATCTACGCGGCGCCGATCAAGGAAGAGCTGATCGGGCAGCGCATCAAGGAGGTGCGCGACTCCGGTGTGGTCACCGCCGCCGCGCTCTCGCCGCAGCGCACCGCCGAGTTCTCCAAGGCCGTGGTGGACGCGGGCGTGGACATCTTCGTGATCCGCGGCACCACCGTCTCCGCCGAGCACGTCTCCTCGGCCGCCGAGCCGCTGAACCTGAAGCAGTTCATCTACGAGCTGGACGTCCCGGTGATCGTCGGCGGCTGTGCCACGTACACCGCGGCCCTGCACCTGATGCGCACCGGCGCGGCGGGTGTGCTGGTCGGCTTCGGCGGCGGCGCCGCGCACACCACCCGTAACGTGCTCGGCATCCAGGTGCCGATGGCGACCGCGGTGGCCGATGTGGCCGCCGCCCGCCGGGACTACATGGACGAGTCCGGCGGCCGCTACGTGCACGTGATCGCGGACGGCGGCGTGGGCTGGTCGGGCGACCTGCCCAAGGCCATCGCCTGCGGCGCGGACGCGGTGATGATGGGCTCGCCGCTGGCGCGCGCCACGGACGCGCCGGGCCGCGGCCACCACTGGGGCATGGAGGCCGTCCACCCGGACGTGCCGCGCGGCAAGCGGATGGACCTGGGCGCGGTCGGCACCACCGAGGAGATCCTGTGCGGTCCCTCGAACACGCCGGACGGTTCGATGAACTTCTTCGGCGCGCTGCGCCGGGCGATGGCGACCACCGGCTACTCCGAGCTGAAGGAGTTCCAGCGGGTCGAGGTGACGGTCGCGCCGTCGCAGCACGACAAGCGCTGA
- a CDS encoding nucleotide sugar dehydrogenase produces MPADLAVIGLGHIGLPLAQAATAAGVRTIGYDPGPPAAPDAPAPAAAHPPAAHGPLTAPEIRRLLAAGFRTTDDPAALGRVRTAVICAPTPLGEDGALDLSAVADAARVLAAHLRPHTTVILESTVYPGTTEEFLRPLLEEGSGLTAGRDFHLAHSPARHDPGSRAHRYGSTPKVIGGLTPACTEAAAAFYGRLTDRVVRARGPREAETAKLLETNYRHLNIALMNEMAVLCHDIGVDLWDVIRCAETKPFGFQAFRPGPGVGGHTAPIDPNYYSYKGRSLGYPLRLVELAQEVNTRMPRYVVQRCATLLNEHGKSARGARVLLLGVTYKPDIGDEEGSPAREIASRLMELGAHITYHDPYVHQWQVLGRPVPRADALYEAAAGADLTLLLQHHRTYDLQGLSVKAQLLLDTRGATPTGAAHRL; encoded by the coding sequence ATGCCCGCAGACCTCGCCGTCATCGGACTAGGCCATATCGGTCTCCCCCTCGCCCAGGCCGCCACCGCCGCCGGCGTCCGCACCATCGGCTACGACCCCGGCCCGCCGGCCGCGCCCGACGCGCCCGCGCCCGCGGCGGCGCATCCACCCGCCGCGCACGGCCCCCTCACCGCTCCCGAGATCCGCCGGCTGCTCGCGGCCGGATTCCGCACCACCGACGATCCCGCCGCGCTCGGCCGGGTCCGTACCGCTGTCATCTGCGCCCCCACCCCGCTCGGCGAGGACGGCGCCCTCGACCTGTCCGCGGTCGCCGACGCCGCCCGCGTACTGGCGGCGCACCTGCGCCCGCACACCACGGTGATCCTGGAATCCACCGTCTACCCGGGCACCACCGAGGAATTCCTGCGCCCCCTCCTGGAAGAGGGCTCCGGCCTGACCGCGGGACGCGACTTCCACCTCGCCCACTCCCCCGCCCGCCACGACCCCGGCAGCCGCGCCCACCGCTACGGCAGCACCCCGAAGGTCATCGGCGGCCTGACCCCCGCCTGCACGGAAGCCGCGGCGGCGTTCTACGGGCGGCTCACCGACCGGGTCGTACGGGCCCGCGGGCCGCGCGAGGCGGAGACGGCCAAGCTGCTGGAGACCAACTACCGGCACCTGAACATCGCGCTCATGAACGAGATGGCGGTGCTCTGCCACGACATCGGCGTCGACCTGTGGGACGTCATCCGCTGCGCCGAGACCAAGCCGTTCGGCTTCCAGGCGTTCCGCCCCGGCCCCGGCGTCGGCGGCCACACCGCGCCGATCGACCCCAACTACTACTCCTACAAGGGGCGTTCACTGGGCTACCCGCTGCGCCTGGTCGAGCTGGCGCAGGAGGTCAACACCCGGATGCCGCGCTACGTCGTACAGCGCTGCGCCACCCTGCTCAACGAGCACGGCAAGTCGGCGCGCGGCGCCCGCGTCCTGCTGCTCGGCGTCACGTACAAGCCGGACATCGGCGACGAGGAAGGCTCACCGGCCCGCGAAATCGCCTCCCGGCTCATGGAGTTGGGCGCGCACATCACGTACCACGACCCGTACGTCCACCAGTGGCAGGTCCTCGGCCGGCCGGTCCCGCGCGCGGACGCGCTCTACGAGGCCGCCGCCGGGGCCGACCTCACGCTGCTCCTCCAGCACCACCGCACGTACGACCTCCAGGGCCTGTCCGTGAAGGCCCAGCTGCTGCTGGACACCCGGGGGGCGACGCCGACCGGCGCGGCGCACCGGCTCTGA
- a CDS encoding glycerol-3-phosphate dehydrogenase/oxidase gives MRTATLGPAQRAEALARMAERELDVLVVGGGVVGAGTALDAATRGLDTGLVEARDWSSGTSSRSSKLIHGGLRYLEMLDFALVREALKERGLLLERLAPHLVKPVPFLYPLTHKGWERWYAGSGVALYDGMSVSSGHGRGLPVHRHLSHKRALRVAPCLKKDALVGALQYYDAQVDDARFVMNLVRTAALYGAEAANRARVVGFLREGERVVGARVQDVEAGGEYEVRARQVVNATGVWTDDTQALIGERGQFHVRASKGIHLVVPKDRIHSTTGLILRTEKSVLFVIPWGRHWIVGTTDTDWDLDKAHPAASSADIDYLLEHVNSVLATPLTRDDVEGVYAGLRPLLAGESDATSKLSREHTVAHPVPGVVVVAGGKYTTYRVMAKDAVDEAVHALDQRVAECVTEDTPLVGAEGYKAMWNARAQTAARTGLHVVRVEHLLNRYGALADELLDLIVTDPALGEPLAAADDYLRAEIVYACTHEGARHLDDVLTRRTRISIETFDRGTRSARECAELMAPVLGWDADQIDREVQHYEKRVEAERESQRQPDDLTADAARLGAPDIVPL, from the coding sequence GTGAGGACAGCGACACTCGGACCGGCCCAGCGTGCCGAAGCGCTCGCACGGATGGCGGAACGGGAGCTGGATGTTTTGGTGGTCGGCGGCGGGGTGGTCGGTGCCGGTACGGCACTGGACGCGGCGACCCGCGGGCTGGACACCGGACTGGTCGAGGCACGTGACTGGTCGTCGGGCACGTCGAGCCGGTCGAGCAAGCTCATCCACGGTGGGCTGCGCTACCTGGAGATGCTGGACTTCGCGCTCGTACGCGAAGCGCTGAAGGAACGCGGGCTGCTCCTGGAACGGCTCGCGCCGCACCTGGTCAAGCCGGTCCCGTTCCTCTACCCGCTCACCCACAAGGGCTGGGAGCGCTGGTACGCGGGCTCCGGCGTCGCGCTCTACGACGGCATGTCGGTCTCCTCGGGACACGGCCGCGGCCTGCCCGTACACCGGCACCTCTCGCACAAGCGGGCCCTCAGAGTGGCGCCCTGCCTGAAGAAGGACGCCCTGGTGGGCGCGTTGCAGTACTACGACGCGCAGGTGGACGACGCCCGCTTCGTGATGAACCTCGTACGGACCGCCGCCCTGTACGGCGCCGAGGCCGCCAACCGGGCCCGGGTCGTCGGCTTCCTGCGCGAGGGCGAGCGCGTCGTCGGCGCCCGGGTGCAGGACGTCGAGGCGGGCGGCGAGTACGAGGTACGGGCCCGCCAGGTGGTGAACGCGACCGGCGTGTGGACCGACGACACGCAGGCCCTGATCGGTGAGCGTGGCCAGTTCCACGTACGGGCGTCGAAGGGCATCCACCTGGTCGTGCCGAAGGACCGCATCCACTCCACGACGGGGCTGATCCTGCGCACGGAGAAGAGCGTGCTGTTCGTCATCCCCTGGGGGCGGCACTGGATCGTCGGTACGACCGACACGGACTGGGACCTGGACAAGGCCCACCCGGCCGCGTCCAGCGCCGACATCGACTACCTGCTGGAGCACGTGAACTCGGTGCTCGCGACGCCGCTGACCCGCGACGACGTGGAGGGCGTCTACGCGGGCCTGCGCCCGCTGCTGGCCGGCGAGTCGGACGCGACCAGCAAGCTGTCGCGCGAGCACACGGTCGCGCACCCGGTGCCGGGCGTCGTGGTGGTCGCGGGCGGCAAGTACACGACGTACCGCGTCATGGCCAAGGACGCGGTGGACGAGGCGGTCCACGCGCTGGACCAGCGGGTGGCCGAGTGCGTCACGGAGGACACGCCGCTCGTCGGAGCGGAGGGCTACAAGGCGATGTGGAACGCCCGCGCCCAGACCGCCGCGCGTACCGGCCTGCACGTGGTGCGCGTCGAACACCTGCTGAATCGTTACGGCGCACTGGCCGACGAACTCCTCGACCTCATCGTCACCGACCCGGCGCTCGGTGAGCCGCTCGCCGCCGCCGACGACTACCTGCGCGCCGAAATCGTCTACGCCTGCACCCACGAAGGAGCGCGGCACCTGGACGACGTCCTCACCCGGCGCACCCGCATCTCCATCGAAACCTTTGACCGGGGCACCCGCAGCGCGCGGGAATGCGCCGAGCTGATGGCGCCGGTGCTGGGCTGGGACGCGGACCAGATCGACCGCGAAGTGCAGCACTACGAGAAGCGGGTCGAGGCGGAACGGGAGTCGCAGCGGCAGCCGGATGACCTCACGGCCGACGCGGCACGCCTGGGGGCGCCGGACATCGTGCCTCTCTGA
- a CDS encoding serine hydrolase domain-containing protein — MWRTPTAAVRTVATGRITPLVRTAYAGARGPSRVSRRLPALAVALAVLAAPAVTSCTSLRAPQHLGAPAALAPPPDRTTPALRRLVRDGAPGAAALSTVGGQASRFTAAGVADLKSGRPPRRADHFRAGSLTKPFVATVVLQLAAEHRLRLQDPVLPRLPDSLRAAAGRYAGELSRVTIRQLLNHTSGLFNYTRDPRLAHQLYGSGFRAHRYDTHTPAELLRTALRHPPTAPPGARYAYSNTDYLLLGQVIEHVTGHPYAEEVTRRIVRPVRLSGTSFPGTDPALPEPHGRGYSVVGARRMDATALDPSRAGAAGEMVTTLGDLNRFFAALLGGRLLPPRETAQLRSARRADDAYGLGLYAVELPCGTTVWGHNGDINGSYAQTAATADGRHVLSLHINTDTRAAADRAVSVLTAEFCRQPGRGAAG, encoded by the coding sequence ATGTGGCGCACCCCCACCGCCGCCGTCCGGACCGTTGCCACCGGCCGGATCACGCCCCTCGTCCGCACCGCGTACGCCGGAGCCCGGGGCCCGTCCCGCGTCTCCCGGCGCCTGCCCGCCCTCGCCGTCGCCCTGGCGGTCCTGGCCGCACCCGCCGTCACGTCCTGCACCTCGCTCCGGGCCCCGCAGCACCTGGGCGCGCCCGCGGCCCTCGCCCCGCCGCCGGACCGGACCACACCCGCGCTGCGCCGGCTGGTACGGGACGGGGCGCCCGGCGCCGCGGCGCTCAGCACCGTCGGCGGCCAGGCGTCCCGCTTCACCGCCGCGGGCGTCGCCGACCTGAAAAGCGGACGGCCGCCGCGGCGCGCCGACCACTTCCGCGCGGGCAGCCTGACCAAGCCCTTCGTGGCGACCGTGGTGCTCCAGCTCGCCGCCGAGCACCGGCTCCGGCTCCAGGACCCGGTCCTGCCCCGCCTGCCGGACAGCCTCCGCGCCGCGGCCGGGAGGTACGCCGGTGAACTGTCCCGCGTAACGATCCGCCAATTGCTGAACCACACGAGCGGCTTGTTCAACTACACCCGCGACCCGCGGCTGGCCCACCAGCTGTACGGCAGCGGCTTCCGCGCCCACCGCTACGACACGCACACGCCCGCCGAGCTGCTGCGCACCGCCCTGCGCCATCCGCCGACCGCGCCGCCGGGCGCCCGGTACGCGTACTCCAACACCGATTACCTGCTTCTGGGCCAGGTCATCGAACATGTCACCGGGCATCCGTACGCCGAAGAGGTGACGCGGCGCATCGTGCGCCCGGTACGGCTTTCCGGTACGTCCTTCCCCGGCACCGACCCGGCCCTGCCCGAGCCGCACGGGCGCGGCTACTCCGTCGTCGGAGCGCGCCGGATGGACGCCACCGCCCTCGATCCGAGCCGGGCGGGCGCCGCGGGCGAGATGGTCACCACGCTCGGCGACCTCAACCGGTTCTTCGCCGCGCTCCTCGGCGGCAGGCTGCTGCCGCCGCGCGAGACGGCGCAGCTGCGCAGCGCGCGGCGGGCGGACGACGCGTACGGCCTGGGTCTGTACGCCGTCGAGCTGCCCTGCGGCACCACCGTGTGGGGGCACAACGGCGACATCAACGGCTCGTACGCGCAGACCGCCGCCACGGCGGACGGCCGCCATGTGCTGAGCCTGCACATCAACACGGACACCCGGGCGGCGGCGGACCGGGCCGTGTCCGTGCTGACGGCGGAGTTCTGCCGTCAGCCGGGCAGGGGGGCCGCCGGATAG